One Octopus sinensis linkage group LG11, ASM634580v1, whole genome shotgun sequence genomic window carries:
- the LOC115217118 gene encoding gonadotropin-releasing hormone II receptor-like, whose translation MEADRNRKVIMVEPLTNEQHIFAYNVSNITDSPEAGLNQFGTTIGPLDDQIWTPDVIQRVASLVVIMVITLIGNTIIIIVLTCSKYKKKNSRVNIFIINLAIGDLTVCFATMTTEILFVCFGEWVLGPAACKILPYLQIVTLASTTFILTAMSYDRFMAICNPLNFRNTIHQARISIAAAWIMAFGFAVPQLFIFVQTIKGVHPNGKKKYGCQTHGYTGEWQRKVYFTFLTTYILIIPAILISYFYINVVLAVWRASREIVNTAGEGTLRRSVPNRSTIPRAKIKTIKMTLSIITTFIACWTPYFVVNLIRIYSNYKYDIPATVIAFAETMALLQSGLNPLVYGFFNIKLKRGLMEVFCPHKIPRLNRNQSLRTVLPTECVSVAEDFKSSRSSVRSGREYHLVNQTNNVPTPTGDRQRNQSSIITEENTNGYRLRVRFTPKETTHPADSKHGEENTLEEDLQPSTECETTKV comes from the coding sequence ATGGAAGCTGACAGAAATCGCAAAGTTATTATGGTCGAACCTTTGACTAATGAACAGCATATCTTTGCTTATAACGTCTCCAATATAACTGATAGTCCAGAAGCGGGACTAAATCAGTTCGGAACCACTATTGGACCATTAGATGACCAGATTTGGACTCCAGACGTAATCCAACGTGTCGCGTCACTAGTTGTGATCATGGTCATTACATTAATAGGAAatacaataatcataatagtacTGACTTGTAgtaaatataagaagaaaaacagtcgtgtgaatattttcattataaatttaGCTATTGGGGACCTGACTGTGTGTTTCGCTACCATGACTACAGAAATTCTATTCGTCTGCTTTGGTGAGTGGGTCCTAGGACCTGCTGCGTGCAAGATCTTACCTTACCTACAGATTGTCACTCTAGCTAGTACGACCTTCATACTCACTGCCATGAGTTATGACCGTTTCATGGCTATCTGCAACCCATTAAATTTTAGAAACACCATTCACCAAGCTCGAATATCGATTGCAGCAGCTTGGATTATGGCGTTCGGATTCGCTGTACCACAGCTCTTCATTTTTGTACAAACTATCAAAGGGGTACATCCAAATGGTAAGAAAAAATATGGTTGCCAAACTCATGGTTACACTGGAGAATGGCAAAGAAAAGTTTATTTTACCTTTTTGACAACATACATTCTCATCATACCGGCCATTCTGATCTCATATTTCTATATCAATGTAGTGCTTGCTGTTTGGCGAGCAAGTCGAGAGATAGTCAACACAGCAGGAGAAGGGACGCTTCGTAGGAGTGTCCCAAATCGCAGTACAATACCACGCGCcaaaatcaaaacaatcaaaatgACTTTAAGTATTATAACAACTTTTATTGCTTGCTGGACCCCATATTTTGTTGTCAATCTGATACGAATATACAGCAATTACAAATACGATATTCCAGCTACGGTGATTGCTTTCGCTGAAACAATGGCCCTCTTACAGAGTGGGTTGAATCCTTTGGTTTACGGTTTTTTCAATATTAAGCTGAAGAGAGGACTCATGGAGGTCTTCTGCCCTCATAAGATACCAAGACTGAACAGGAATCAAAGTTTACGCACTGTGCTGCCGACAGAGTGTGTATCTGTCGCTGAGGATTTCAAAAGCTCTCGAAGTTCTGTGCGAAGTGGACGAGAATATCATCTTGTTAATCAGACTAACAACGTACCAACTCCAACAGGTGACAGACAACGAAACCAGAGTTCCATTATTACAGAAGAAAACACGAACGGGTACAGATTACGGGTAAGGTTTACTCCCAAAGAAACAACTCATCCAGCGGATAGTAAACACGGCGAAGAAAATACTCTGGAAGAGGATTTACAGCCAAGTACCGAATGTGAAACAACAAAAGTATAa